In Sorghum bicolor cultivar BTx623 chromosome 10, Sorghum_bicolor_NCBIv3, whole genome shotgun sequence, one genomic interval encodes:
- the LOC8067655 gene encoding GDSL esterase/lipase At5g37690 — protein MRYYELATKTALLLSLVVVGAAAAAGSIPPSNDILRQVPAAVYVFGDSTLDVGNNNYLPGKNVPRADMPYYGIDMPGSGKPNGRFSNGDNTADFVAKSMGLESSPPPYLSLASSSDQLVQTALAAGVSYASAGAGILDSTNEGNNIPLSRQVKYFRATWSKMVASNGSEAVSALLSRSVILIGIGGNDISAFENAEQARNRSAAERHDDDVAVFYGSLISVYSATITELYRMGARKFAIINVGLAGCLPVARVLSAAGACSDSRNKLAAGFNDALRSLLAGARLPGLVYSLADSYGIMAAIFADPPASGFADVSGACCGSGRLGVGGCLPTSSVCANRDQHYFWDGIHPSQRAALIRAQAFYDGPTQYTYTTPINFKELVWSTHVVVATGNTNQTVPWK, from the exons ATGAGGTACTACGAGCTGGCCACGAAGACTGCTCTTCTTCTTAGCCTTGTGGtcgtcggcgccgccgccgccgccggcagcaTCCCGCCGAGTAACGACATCCTGCGCCAGGTCCCGGCGGCGGTGTACGTGTTCGGCGACTCGACGCTGGACGTCGGCAACAACAACTATTTGCCGGGGAAGAACGTTCCCAGGGCAGACATGCCCTACTACGGCATCGACATGCCGGGCTCCGGCAAACCAAACGGAAGGTTCAGCAACGGCGACAACACCGCCGACTTCgtcg CGAAGAGCATGGGTTTGGAGAGTAGCCCTCCGCCGTATCTGTCGTTGGCGTCAAGTTCCGACCAACTGGTCCAGACCGCTCTCGCCGCCGGTGTGAGCTATGCGTCGGCAGGAGCTGGCATCCTGGACTCCACG AACGAAGGCAACAACATCCCATTGTCGAGGCAGGTGAAGTACTTTAGAGCCACCTGGTCTAAGATGGTCGCTAGCAATGGCTCCGAGGCGGTGAGCGCCCTGCTCTCCAGGTCCGTCAtcctcatcggcatcggcggCAACGACATATCCGCGTTCGAGAACGCCGAGCAGGCGCGCAACAGGTCAGCCGCAGAGCGGCACGACGACGACGTCGCCGTGTTCTACGGCAGCCTCATCTCCGTCTACTCGGCCACCATCACG GAGCTGTACAGGATGGGGGCCAGGAAGTTCGCCATCATCAACGTGGGGCTAGCCGGTTGCCTGCCTGTTGCACGGGTGCTCAGCGCGGCGGGGGCGTGCTCGGACAGTCGGAACAAGCTCGCCGCCGGCTTCAACGACGCGCTCCGGTCGCTGCTCGCCGGCGCAAGGCTGCCGGGCCTCGTCTACTCCCTCGCCGACTCCTACGGCATCATGGCCGCCATCTTCGCCGACCCGCCGGCGTCGGGGTTCGCGGACGTCTCCGGCGCGTGCTGCGGCAGCGGGCGCCTGGGCGTAGGCGGCTGCCTGCCCACCTCCAGTGTCTGCGCCAATCGTGACCAGCATTACTTCTGGGACGGGATCCACCCTTCTCAGCGAGCCGCGTTGATAAGAGCACAGGCCTTCTACGACGGCCCAACACAGTACACGTACACCACGCCCATCAATTTTAAGGAGCTGGTTTGGAGTACGCACGTAGTAGTTGCGACGGGAAACACAAATCAAACCGTACCGTGGAAATAG